A part of Amycolatopsis camponoti genomic DNA contains:
- a CDS encoding MFS transporter, with the protein MAGTRGGLWRHRDFRLLWAGETTSKLGSNVTTVALPLVAVLGTHAGPFTVGLIAAASWVPWLVLGLPAGAWVDRLPRRPVLLGCDVVSAAALVSVPVAAWLGVLTVAQLVLVAVLTGASSVLFSTAYRVYLPVLVAPADLPEGNAKLQGSEAVAQLAGRSLAGVLAQWAGAVAGLVVDAVTFLVSAGCLAAISVREPPRSAARRRSTLRREVADGLRWVAHDRYLRSLAVFGAVANVALTGYQAIQVVFFVRVVGVAPGAVGVLVAAPGAGGVLGAAVAVRLARRWGSARSLLACLLTMTPLGLLIPLTTPGPGLALAAAGGVAVGAAVVAANVLAAGFRQTYPPPGVRGRVVATSSLLANGSSAAGALLAGALGSLAGPRAAVWAVMAVLVAATLVLVAGPIRTGRDLPAAATRPARQA; encoded by the coding sequence GTGGCCGGAACGCGGGGCGGCCTGTGGCGGCACCGGGACTTCCGCCTGCTGTGGGCGGGCGAGACGACCAGCAAGCTGGGCAGCAACGTCACGACGGTCGCGCTGCCCTTGGTGGCCGTGCTCGGCACGCACGCCGGCCCGTTCACCGTGGGCCTGATCGCGGCCGCGTCCTGGGTGCCGTGGCTGGTGCTCGGGCTGCCGGCCGGGGCGTGGGTCGACCGGCTCCCGCGCCGGCCCGTGCTGCTGGGCTGCGACGTCGTCTCGGCGGCGGCGCTCGTCAGCGTCCCGGTCGCCGCCTGGCTCGGCGTCCTGACCGTGGCCCAGCTGGTCCTGGTCGCGGTGCTCACCGGGGCGAGCAGCGTCCTGTTCAGCACCGCCTACCGCGTCTACCTCCCGGTCCTCGTCGCCCCGGCGGACCTGCCGGAGGGGAACGCGAAGCTGCAGGGCAGCGAGGCCGTCGCCCAGCTCGCGGGCCGGAGCCTGGCGGGCGTGCTCGCCCAGTGGGCGGGGGCGGTGGCCGGCCTGGTCGTCGACGCGGTGACGTTCCTGGTCTCCGCGGGGTGCCTGGCGGCGATCTCCGTGCGGGAGCCACCCCGGTCGGCGGCCCGGCGGCGAAGCACCCTGCGCCGGGAAGTCGCCGACGGGCTGCGATGGGTGGCTCACGACCGTTACCTGCGCTCGCTGGCGGTGTTCGGCGCGGTCGCCAATGTCGCATTGACCGGCTACCAGGCGATCCAGGTCGTCTTCTTCGTGCGGGTGGTGGGCGTCGCCCCGGGCGCCGTGGGCGTCCTGGTGGCGGCCCCGGGGGCCGGCGGGGTGCTCGGCGCGGCCGTCGCCGTCCGGCTCGCGCGGCGCTGGGGCAGCGCGCGCAGCCTGCTGGCCTGCCTGCTCACCATGACCCCGCTCGGGTTGCTCATCCCCCTGACCACGCCTGGCCCCGGCCTCGCTCTCGCCGCGGCCGGCGGGGTCGCCGTCGGCGCGGCGGTCGTGGCCGCGAACGTGCTCGCCGCGGGCTTCCGGCAGACCTACCCGCCACCGGGCGTGCGCGGCCGGGTCGTCGCGACGAGCAGCCTGCTGGCGAACGGCTCGAGCGCGGCCGGCGCCCTGCTCGCCGGTGCCCTCGGTTCCCTCGCCGGCCCGCGGGCGGCGGTGTGGGCGGTCATGGCCGTGCTCGTCGCGGCGACGCTCGTCCTCGTCGCCGGCCCGATCCGGACCGGCCGGGACCTCCCCGCCGCCGCGACGCGGCCGGCTCGTCAGGCCTGA
- a CDS encoding FdhF/YdeP family oxidoreductase: MTREAPAQDVDETRLEVGKPKGWAAGIPGVAVSLARSVEQMGTGRTVKALRLLNQREGFDCPGCAWPEPREVDGEKRKLAEFCENGAKAVAEEATKRRVDREFFAKHPIDDLRGKTDYWLGQQGRVTEPFVLREGATHYEPISWDDAFELVAGELKALTDPNEAIFYTSGRTSNEAAFLYQLLVRSFGTNNLPDCSNMCHESSGAALAATTGIGKGSVSLADIHKADLIVVVGQNPGTNHPRMLSALEEAKGNGAQIIAVNPLPEAGLMRFKNPQNVRGVVGKGTPLADEFAQIRLGGDLALFQAVGHLLLTWDEEAPGAIVDRDFVERVTEGFDDYAKHLREIDWPEVERATGLPREQIERVARMIASSERTIYCWAMGLTQHKHAVPTISEIANLALMRGMIGKPGAGLCPVRGHSNVQGDRTMGIWEKMPQSFMDSLAGEFGIEVPREHGFDTVDAIRAMRDGRGKVFFAVGGNFASATPDTEATEKALASCSLTVHVSTKLNRSHVVHGRTALILPTLGRTERDVQASGEQFVTVEDSMSQVHSSRGRLKPASEHLLSEVAIVCRLGEKLFGAGHAVPWRTFETDYDLIRDRISRVVPGCQDYNRRVREPDGFVLPHAPRDSREFTGTANGKGNFTVSALEYPQVPEGRLLLQTMRSHDQYNTTIYGLSDRYRGIENARRVVLVNPDDVAALGLTDGAMVDLVSEWRDGDRRAPSFRVVAYPTARGCAAAYFPEANALVPLDSVAEKSNTPVSKAIVVRLEPQA, translated from the coding sequence ATGACCCGTGAAGCGCCGGCGCAGGACGTGGACGAGACCCGCCTCGAGGTGGGCAAGCCGAAGGGGTGGGCGGCCGGGATACCCGGCGTCGCCGTGTCGCTCGCGCGCAGCGTCGAGCAGATGGGCACCGGCCGGACCGTCAAGGCGCTGCGGCTGCTGAACCAGCGTGAGGGCTTCGACTGCCCGGGCTGCGCGTGGCCGGAGCCCCGCGAGGTCGACGGCGAGAAGCGCAAGCTGGCCGAGTTCTGCGAGAACGGCGCCAAAGCGGTCGCCGAGGAAGCCACCAAACGTCGCGTGGACCGCGAGTTCTTCGCGAAGCACCCGATCGACGACCTCCGGGGCAAGACCGACTACTGGCTCGGCCAGCAGGGCCGCGTCACCGAGCCGTTCGTGCTGCGCGAAGGCGCGACGCACTACGAACCGATCTCCTGGGACGACGCCTTCGAGCTCGTCGCCGGCGAGCTGAAGGCCCTCACCGACCCCAACGAGGCGATCTTCTACACCTCGGGCCGCACCAGCAACGAGGCCGCGTTCCTCTACCAGCTGCTCGTACGTTCGTTCGGCACCAACAACCTGCCGGACTGCTCCAACATGTGCCACGAGTCCTCCGGCGCGGCGCTGGCGGCGACCACCGGCATCGGCAAGGGTTCCGTGAGCCTCGCGGACATCCACAAGGCCGACCTGATCGTCGTCGTCGGGCAGAACCCGGGCACCAACCACCCGCGGATGCTCTCGGCGCTCGAAGAGGCCAAGGGCAACGGCGCGCAGATCATCGCCGTGAACCCGCTGCCCGAGGCCGGGCTGATGCGGTTCAAGAACCCGCAGAACGTCCGCGGCGTCGTCGGCAAGGGCACGCCGCTGGCCGACGAGTTCGCCCAGATCCGCCTCGGCGGCGACCTCGCGCTGTTCCAGGCCGTCGGGCACCTGCTGCTGACCTGGGACGAGGAAGCGCCGGGTGCGATCGTCGACCGCGACTTCGTCGAGCGGGTCACCGAGGGCTTCGACGACTACGCCAAGCACCTGCGGGAGATCGACTGGCCCGAGGTCGAGCGCGCCACCGGGCTGCCGCGCGAGCAGATCGAGCGCGTCGCGCGGATGATCGCCTCCTCCGAGCGCACGATCTACTGCTGGGCGATGGGCCTGACGCAGCACAAGCACGCCGTGCCGACGATTTCGGAGATCGCGAACCTGGCGCTGATGCGCGGGATGATCGGCAAGCCGGGCGCGGGCCTGTGCCCGGTGCGCGGGCACTCGAACGTCCAGGGCGACCGGACCATGGGCATCTGGGAGAAGATGCCGCAGTCCTTCATGGACTCCCTCGCCGGCGAGTTCGGCATCGAGGTCCCGCGCGAGCACGGCTTCGACACCGTCGACGCGATCCGGGCGATGCGCGACGGCCGCGGCAAGGTCTTCTTCGCCGTCGGCGGCAACTTCGCGTCGGCGACGCCGGACACGGAGGCGACCGAGAAGGCTCTCGCGTCGTGCTCGCTCACCGTGCACGTCTCGACGAAGCTGAACCGCTCCCACGTCGTGCACGGCCGCACCGCGCTGATCCTGCCGACGCTCGGCCGCACCGAGCGCGACGTCCAGGCGAGCGGCGAGCAGTTCGTCACGGTCGAGGACTCGATGTCGCAGGTGCACTCCTCGCGTGGGCGCCTCAAGCCGGCGAGCGAGCACCTGCTGTCCGAGGTCGCGATCGTCTGCCGGCTGGGCGAGAAGCTGTTCGGGGCCGGGCACGCCGTGCCGTGGCGGACGTTCGAGACCGACTACGACCTGATCCGGGACCGCATCTCGCGGGTCGTGCCGGGCTGCCAGGACTACAACCGCCGCGTCCGCGAGCCGGACGGGTTCGTGCTGCCGCACGCGCCGCGCGACTCCCGCGAGTTCACCGGCACCGCCAACGGCAAGGGCAACTTCACGGTGTCCGCGCTGGAGTACCCGCAGGTGCCCGAGGGCCGCCTGCTGCTGCAGACGATGCGCAGCCACGACCAGTACAACACCACGATCTACGGGCTTTCCGACCGCTACCGCGGCATCGAGAACGCCCGCCGGGTGGTGCTGGTGAACCCGGACGACGTCGCGGCGCTCGGCCTGACCGACGGCGCGATGGTCGACCTGGTCTCGGAGTGGCGTGACGGCGACCGCCGCGCACCGTCGTTCCGGGTGGTGGCCTACCCGACGGCCCGCGGGTGCGCGGCGGCGTACTTCCCGGAGGCCAACGCGCTGGTGCCGCTGGACTCGGTGGCGGAGAAGTCGAACACGCCGGTGTCGAAGGCGATCGTGGTGCGCCTCGAACCTCAGGCCTGA